In the Arthrobacter sp. 31Y genome, one interval contains:
- a CDS encoding TetR/AcrR family transcriptional regulator, translating to MSSSSYKAARDTFAHRLEEWDWAGQGASRRHILEAFLELAIANGFSSVSMRTIANAVNIKPPSLYSHFPNGRDEIVAESLRWHFHRFGTALLEAVDHAESADDFWDAMVRLHFTRQVRLPESNLWDLLVATDRMASILPADLRAQVDDWVALHENMYAAAARDMGHPHPEEKVRIVVTLLEGATRWAPDEYDDEELDSMADKAVQVSRIILGAELPGEP from the coding sequence ATGAGCAGTTCCTCCTACAAGGCCGCCCGCGACACCTTCGCCCACCGCTTGGAAGAATGGGACTGGGCCGGCCAAGGGGCTTCAAGACGCCACATACTCGAGGCATTTCTGGAACTGGCCATCGCCAACGGGTTCAGTTCAGTCTCCATGCGGACCATCGCCAACGCCGTCAACATCAAACCGCCGAGCCTCTACTCGCATTTCCCCAACGGCAGGGACGAAATCGTCGCGGAATCACTGCGCTGGCACTTTCACCGTTTCGGCACGGCTCTTCTCGAGGCCGTTGATCACGCTGAATCAGCAGATGACTTCTGGGACGCCATGGTGAGGCTGCATTTCACCAGACAGGTCAGGCTTCCCGAAAGCAATCTGTGGGACCTGCTCGTGGCAACCGACAGGATGGCCTCGATCCTTCCCGCAGACCTGCGGGCCCAGGTGGATGACTGGGTTGCACTCCACGAAAACATGTATGCAGCTGCCGCCCGGGACATGGGCCACCCACATCCCGAAGAAAAGGTCCGGATTGTGGTGACCCTCCTGGAAGGAGCCACACGCTGGGCTCCGGACGAGTATGACGACGAGGAACTCGATTCAATGGCCGACAAAGCCGTGCAAGTGTCCCGCATCATTCTTGGGGCCGAACTGCCCGGCGAACCGTAG
- a CDS encoding glutamate synthase subunit beta, translated as MADPRGFLKVRQRETQPRRPVPVRIMDWKEVYEAQEKGVLKSQAGRCMDCGVPFCHQGCPLGNLIPEWNDLVWRDKGEEAIERLHATNNFPEFTGRLCPAPCEASCVLGINQPAVTIKQVEVSIIDQAFDNDWVQPLPPTRLTGKTVAVVGSGPAGLAVAQQLTRVGHTVAVYERDDKIGGLLRYGIPDFKMEKEQVDRRLEQMKAEGTRFRTGVAVGTDVTWEQLRRRYDAVVVATGATVPRDLPIPGRDLEGVHFAMDYLVPSNRMVAGENPENHIDARGKHVVILGGGDTGADCIGTAHRHQAASVTTLAIGKQPPAERATHQPWPTFPTLFEVASAHEEGGERTYLASTVEFVGENGKLTGVKVAETEFVDGKRLPKAGTERIIPADLVFLSLGFTGAEPAGITEQVSAEFDGRGNVARDGYYMTNTEGVFVAGDAGRGQSLIVWAIAEGRACAAAVDRFLMGSTILPAPVAPTDRAIAVL; from the coding sequence GTGGCTGATCCACGCGGATTTTTGAAAGTCCGGCAGCGCGAAACGCAGCCACGCCGTCCCGTTCCCGTCCGCATCATGGACTGGAAAGAAGTTTACGAAGCCCAGGAAAAGGGCGTACTCAAGAGCCAGGCCGGACGCTGCATGGACTGCGGTGTTCCGTTCTGTCACCAGGGCTGCCCGCTGGGCAACCTGATTCCTGAGTGGAACGACCTCGTGTGGCGGGACAAGGGTGAAGAAGCGATTGAGCGCCTTCACGCTACAAACAACTTCCCGGAGTTCACGGGCCGTCTGTGCCCTGCACCCTGCGAAGCGTCCTGCGTGCTGGGCATCAACCAGCCTGCCGTGACCATTAAGCAGGTTGAGGTCTCCATCATCGACCAAGCCTTCGACAACGACTGGGTCCAGCCCCTTCCACCGACACGCCTCACCGGCAAGACCGTGGCTGTAGTGGGTTCCGGTCCCGCAGGCCTTGCCGTGGCACAGCAGCTGACCCGTGTGGGCCACACCGTTGCTGTGTACGAGCGCGACGACAAAATTGGCGGACTGCTCCGCTACGGCATCCCCGACTTCAAAATGGAGAAGGAACAGGTTGACCGCCGCCTGGAGCAGATGAAGGCCGAAGGCACCCGCTTCCGGACCGGCGTCGCTGTTGGTACGGACGTGACATGGGAGCAGCTGCGTCGCCGTTACGACGCCGTTGTTGTCGCCACCGGAGCCACCGTGCCGCGCGACCTGCCCATCCCGGGCCGCGACTTGGAGGGCGTCCATTTCGCCATGGATTACCTGGTGCCTTCAAACCGTATGGTGGCGGGGGAGAACCCCGAAAACCACATTGATGCCCGCGGTAAGCACGTGGTCATCCTCGGTGGCGGCGATACCGGTGCTGACTGCATCGGCACCGCCCACCGCCACCAGGCCGCGTCAGTGACCACGCTCGCGATCGGCAAGCAGCCGCCCGCCGAACGTGCCACCCACCAGCCGTGGCCGACGTTCCCCACCCTGTTCGAGGTCGCCAGCGCCCACGAAGAAGGCGGCGAGCGTACCTACCTTGCATCAACGGTTGAGTTCGTTGGAGAAAACGGCAAACTCACCGGCGTCAAAGTTGCTGAAACCGAGTTCGTGGACGGCAAACGCCTGCCCAAGGCCGGTACAGAACGAATCATCCCAGCTGACCTTGTGTTCTTGAGCCTTGGCTTTACCGGTGCTGAGCCGGCAGGTATCACGGAGCAGGTCAGTGCAGAATTCGACGGTCGGGGCAACGTTGCCCGCGACGGCTACTACATGACAAACACCGAGGGAGTGTTTGTTGCCGGTGATGCCGGGCGTGGCCAGTCACTGATTGTGTGGGCCATTGCGGAAGGCCGTGCTTGCGCGGCTGCAGTGGACAGGTTCCTGATGGGAAGCACCATCCTCCCGGCACCGGTCGCCCCCACCGACCGGGCGATAGCGGTCTTATAG
- a CDS encoding sigma-54-dependent Fis family transcriptional regulator: MSSAEVLSPWVPREPLLQINRLRELFLMQPHADLSGIRPIVARSWYRSRAAGVDAVADRGFFDEGRVDEHTIQAAGPHLQKLDEVAADLGGYVNLTAPNGVLVKADYLRDDGFPAGYSLLEESCGSNGEGLALEEGRGVWLAPEEHFREDMRGNWCFASLVRDPFHNRVRAVIGLTLPGNRVTSLEPSSTLLMLEGVASRIERDIEVRTSSRERALLSEYLRISRRRGNRAVIALDGKNSLLNATATATLEDGDVSVISGYAKAVMSSGRELNCEVSLQGPGISTLEVSPVTLSAANVGAIVVVRPHSPTKERPTQPHSDEVKPQAALPDAADRIVKHLDGTSMGFKRTLSLARKAVEQERSVVIIGELGSGKRRLAGGIADTRGQHVVVDARGGSLRNNQLRDVIHRVSTELPSTLIVEHADELSLNEAAELARNLRGNVTTKLAFTITHPTDATLILSEAFNVLEISVEPLRNRREDIPQLAVAIAEEMGDRRLSRRLLTTLTHADWPRNIDQLRAVVSNAVERASGAEVTVDDLPQGFHRVLTKGRLSRLEDAELSELRTALQEASGNRSLAAVTLQIGRSTLYRRMDYFRSRGFDL; this comes from the coding sequence ATGTCCTCTGCCGAAGTACTTTCCCCTTGGGTGCCGCGCGAGCCGCTGCTGCAAATCAACCGGCTACGCGAACTCTTCCTCATGCAGCCCCATGCCGACCTCAGCGGAATCCGGCCCATCGTGGCGCGCTCCTGGTACAGGAGCAGGGCTGCCGGCGTTGATGCTGTGGCAGACCGAGGATTCTTTGACGAGGGTCGCGTGGATGAACACACCATCCAGGCGGCAGGGCCACACCTGCAGAAACTGGACGAGGTTGCCGCGGACCTTGGCGGTTACGTCAACCTGACAGCGCCCAATGGCGTACTGGTAAAAGCGGACTACCTGCGGGATGACGGCTTCCCCGCCGGATATTCGCTCCTTGAGGAGAGCTGCGGAAGCAACGGGGAGGGCCTGGCCCTTGAGGAAGGGCGGGGTGTCTGGCTCGCACCCGAAGAGCACTTCCGTGAGGACATGCGCGGTAACTGGTGTTTCGCTTCCCTCGTCCGCGACCCTTTCCACAACAGGGTTCGGGCCGTCATCGGACTGACTCTACCCGGTAACCGGGTCACTTCCTTGGAGCCATCGTCCACTTTGCTGATGCTTGAAGGGGTAGCCTCCCGGATCGAGCGTGACATTGAGGTACGGACCTCATCCAGGGAACGCGCTCTGCTCAGCGAATACCTGAGGATCTCCCGACGCCGTGGCAACCGGGCAGTGATTGCCCTGGACGGCAAGAACTCCCTCCTCAACGCAACAGCAACGGCGACCTTGGAGGACGGCGACGTCTCCGTCATCTCCGGGTATGCGAAAGCGGTCATGTCCTCCGGCCGCGAACTCAACTGTGAGGTCTCGCTCCAGGGGCCTGGGATCTCCACCCTGGAAGTTTCGCCCGTGACCTTATCTGCAGCCAACGTAGGGGCAATCGTGGTGGTCCGCCCACACTCACCCACGAAGGAACGTCCAACCCAACCCCATAGCGACGAGGTAAAGCCGCAGGCTGCCTTGCCGGATGCAGCGGACAGAATCGTGAAGCATCTTGACGGGACGAGCATGGGCTTCAAGCGCACCTTGAGCCTTGCCCGCAAAGCTGTTGAGCAGGAGCGTTCCGTTGTCATCATTGGTGAGTTGGGTAGCGGCAAACGTCGGCTGGCCGGCGGAATTGCCGACACTCGTGGGCAGCACGTGGTGGTGGACGCCAGGGGAGGCTCGCTCCGGAATAACCAACTCCGGGACGTGATCCATCGAGTATCCACTGAGCTGCCATCAACGTTGATCGTTGAACATGCCGACGAACTTTCACTGAATGAGGCAGCAGAGCTCGCCCGGAATCTTCGGGGCAACGTCACTACCAAGCTTGCGTTCACCATCACTCACCCGACAGATGCCACCTTGATACTCTCGGAGGCGTTCAACGTCTTGGAAATTTCGGTAGAGCCGCTGCGCAACAGGCGGGAAGACATTCCGCAGCTTGCGGTAGCGATTGCAGAAGAGATGGGGGACCGAAGGTTGTCCCGCCGGCTTCTAACAACGCTGACGCATGCTGACTGGCCTCGAAACATTGACCAGCTACGCGCGGTAGTGTCCAACGCCGTTGAACGCGCCAGTGGAGCAGAAGTAACCGTAGACGACCTCCCGCAGGGGTTCCATCGGGTTCTGACCAAGGGGCGGCTGTCCCGTCTGGAGGACGCCGAACTCAGCGAGCTGCGAACTGCACTACAGGAGGCATCGGGTAACAGGAGCCTCGCGGCAGTGACGTTACAGATTGGCCGTTCCACCCTCTACCGCCGGATGGACTACTTCCGCAGTAGAGGCTTCGACCTCTAA
- a CDS encoding ANTAR domain-containing response regulator — protein sequence MTEQTESTSTAQPARRVVVAEDETLIRLDIIEILKGEGYDVVGEADNGEKAVQLAEELKPDLVLMDVKMPVMDGISAAEKIVKARIAPVVLLTAFSQKELVERARDAGAMAYVVKPFSPADLIPAIEIALSRHEEIKALENEVSDLQEQFATRKLVERAKSLLTTKMGLTEPEAFRWIQKTSMDRRLSMREVAETIINQVN from the coding sequence GTGACCGAACAGACGGAGTCCACGTCCACAGCCCAGCCGGCCCGACGCGTTGTCGTAGCCGAGGATGAGACCCTCATCCGCTTGGACATTATCGAGATTCTGAAGGGCGAGGGGTACGACGTCGTCGGCGAGGCAGACAACGGCGAGAAGGCTGTGCAGCTGGCCGAGGAACTGAAGCCTGACCTTGTCCTCATGGATGTCAAGATGCCCGTCATGGACGGCATCTCGGCGGCTGAGAAGATCGTCAAGGCGCGTATTGCGCCGGTAGTGCTGCTGACTGCTTTTAGCCAGAAAGAATTGGTGGAGCGCGCACGCGACGCCGGTGCCATGGCTTACGTCGTCAAGCCGTTCTCCCCCGCGGACCTGATCCCGGCCATTGAGATCGCGTTGTCCCGCCATGAGGAGATCAAAGCGCTCGAGAACGAGGTTTCCGACCTCCAGGAGCAGTTCGCCACGCGCAAGCTTGTGGAGCGCGCCAAGAGCCTTCTGACCACCAAGATGGGCCTGACGGAGCCTGAGGCTTTCCGCTGGATCCAGAAGACCTCCATGGACCGTCGCCTCAGCATGCGTGAGGTTGCCGAAACCATCATCAACCAGGTCAACTGA
- the pyk gene encoding pyruvate kinase: MRRAKIVATFGPAISSFENTLAVLEAGVDVARMNMSHGDYSVHDITYENVRKAAAQLGKPVAIMADLQGPKIRLGRFVDGPHELAVGDTFTITTEDVPGTKDICSTTLKSLTEDVNVGDALLIDDGKVALRAVKVDDVKVVTVVTVGGKVSNNKGINLPGVAVNVPALSEKDEDDLRWALKRGADLIALSFVRDASDIKRVHEIMDEEGRRVPVIAKIEKPQAVEQLHEIIDAFDAIMVARGDLGVELPLEEVPIVQKRAIELARRWAKPVIVATQVLESMIDNPRPTRAEASDCANAVLDGADAVMLSGETSVGQYPIETVKVMARIIESTEVHGLERVPPLGTKPKTRGGAITRAAVEIADQLDAKYICTFTQSGDSARRLSRLRPVKPVFAFTPVEHVWNQLALTWGIQPVLVPTVGHTDEMTAQVDRSLLDMKLVEEGDLVVIAAGSPPGQAGSTNSLKVHKVGDLADTSTVDSSRKEPVGPWPEKKSKTKA, encoded by the coding sequence ATGAGACGCGCGAAAATTGTGGCAACTTTCGGCCCGGCTATCTCCAGCTTCGAGAACACCCTCGCGGTGCTGGAGGCCGGCGTCGACGTTGCTCGCATGAACATGAGCCACGGCGACTACTCCGTGCATGACATCACCTACGAAAACGTCCGCAAGGCTGCCGCCCAGCTCGGCAAGCCTGTGGCCATCATGGCCGACCTCCAGGGACCCAAGATCCGTCTTGGCCGTTTTGTTGACGGACCCCACGAGTTGGCCGTCGGCGACACCTTCACCATCACCACCGAAGACGTCCCCGGCACCAAGGACATCTGCTCCACCACGCTCAAGAGCCTTACCGAAGACGTCAACGTGGGCGACGCCCTGCTCATTGACGACGGCAAGGTGGCACTGCGTGCCGTAAAAGTAGACGACGTCAAGGTGGTCACTGTCGTGACCGTCGGCGGCAAGGTATCCAACAACAAGGGCATCAACCTGCCCGGTGTTGCCGTCAACGTCCCCGCCCTGAGCGAAAAGGACGAGGACGACCTCCGTTGGGCCCTCAAGCGTGGCGCTGACCTCATCGCCCTCTCGTTCGTGCGTGATGCTTCAGACATCAAGCGCGTCCACGAGATCATGGATGAAGAAGGCCGCCGTGTTCCGGTGATCGCCAAGATCGAAAAGCCGCAGGCAGTGGAGCAGCTCCACGAAATCATCGACGCCTTCGATGCCATCATGGTGGCTCGTGGCGACCTCGGTGTGGAACTGCCGCTCGAAGAGGTCCCGATCGTCCAGAAGCGCGCCATTGAATTGGCACGCCGTTGGGCCAAGCCGGTCATCGTGGCCACCCAGGTCCTCGAATCCATGATCGACAACCCGCGTCCGACACGCGCTGAGGCTTCGGACTGCGCCAACGCAGTTCTCGACGGCGCCGACGCAGTGATGCTCTCCGGTGAAACCTCCGTGGGCCAGTACCCCATCGAGACCGTCAAGGTCATGGCCAGGATCATCGAGTCCACCGAGGTGCACGGTCTTGAGCGCGTACCCCCGCTGGGTACCAAGCCCAAGACCCGCGGTGGCGCCATCACCCGCGCCGCCGTCGAAATCGCCGACCAGCTGGACGCGAAGTACATCTGTACTTTCACCCAGTCCGGCGACTCGGCACGACGCCTCTCGCGTCTGCGCCCCGTCAAGCCCGTCTTCGCCTTCACCCCGGTGGAGCACGTCTGGAACCAGCTGGCACTCACCTGGGGCATTCAGCCGGTACTGGTCCCCACCGTGGGCCACACTGACGAAATGACTGCACAGGTTGACCGCAGCCTTCTGGACATGAAGCTTGTGGAGGAAGGCGACCTGGTGGTCATCGCAGCCGGTTCGCCTCCAGGACAGGCCGGTTCCACCAACTCGCTGAAGGTCCACAAGGTAGGCGACCTCGCCGACACGTCCACCGTGGACTCGTCGCGCAAGGAGCCTGTTGGCCCGTGGCCTGAAAAGAAGTCAAAGACCAAGGCATAG
- the gltB gene encoding glutamate synthase large subunit: MTHLHNPGWSENIEPQGAMSPFKRFAALPEAQGLYNPDKEKDACGLAIIATLRGEPGYDIVEAALTALRNLEHRGAVGADEGTGDGAGLLMQVPDEFFRAVTEFELPAPGQYVVGTAFLPAESREAETAKAGIEALAADEGLTVLGWREVPVVADLVGAMARACMPYFSQPFFASATGEQLEHNELDSSAWRIRKRAQNKFGVYFPSLSSRTIVYKGMLTTAQLEPFYPDLSDKRFKTKLAIVHSRFSTNTFPSWPLAQPFRTIAHNGEINTVKGNRNWMRARQSQLASPLLGPVPEELYPICTPGASDSASFDEVAELLWLSGRPITHSIMMMIPEAWENHATMDPARRAFYEYHSLLMEPWDGPAAVSFTDGNLVGATLDRNGLRPGRYWITEDGLIIFASEVGVIEVEPSNVVKKGRVAPGKMFLVDTEAGRIIDDAEVKAEVAAANPWAEWLKENLIDINELPEREHVVHTAASVNIRQRTFGYTTEELKILLGPMSRTGAEPLGAMGSDTPVAVLSKRPRLLFDYFVQSFAQVTNPPLDAIREELVTSLTCAIGPNGNLLDGKQVRQPQISLPFPVINNDQLAKIANIETPDGDRIAMKVRGLYRPEGGEAALRARLTEICEQVSGAINRGVQYVVLSDRDSNAQWAPIPSLLLVSAVHHHLLRSANRTKTALVVEAGDVRETHHVAVLIGYGASAVNPYLAMESVEQLISNGDVTGVTAEDGVYNLIKGLGKGVLKIMSKMGISTVASYTGAQTFEALGLSQELVDEFFSGTHSQLGGVGLDVIAAEVSARHQMAYPEGGIEHPHQPLLGGGEYQWRRDGEPHLFNPETVFRLQHATRERRYDIFKSYTKGIDDQSENLMTLRGLLKFKDGVRPAVPLEEVEPVSSIVKRFSTGAMSYGSISKEAHETLAIAMNRLGAKSNTGEGGEDVDRLLDPERRSAIKQIASGRFGVTSLYLTNADDIQIKMAQGAKPGEGGQLMAQKVYPWVARTRHSTPGVGLISPPPHHDIYSIEDLAQLIYDAKRANPSARVHVKLVSEVGIGTVASGVTKAKADVVLVSGHDGGTGASPLNSLKHAGVPWELGLAETQQTLMLNGLRDRVVVQVDGQLKTGRDVVIAALLGGEEYGFATAPLVVSGCIMMRVCHLDTCPVGVATQNPELRSRFNGKPEFVVNFFEFLAEEVREILAELGFRTLEEAIGHAEVLDTREAINHWKAEGLDLDPILHGLEFDDDVPLRNMTGQNHELDKHFDQRLITMAQEALSDRMPVKITLDVINTDRSVGTMLGHVVTKTFGIDVLATDTIDVTLNGTAGQSLGAFLPAGITLRMFGDSNDYVGKGLSGGRIIVRPDRTNVFQAERNVIAGNVIGYGATSGEMFLRGQVGERFLVRNSGATAVVEGIGDHGCEYMTGGQTLIIGRTGRNFGAGMSGGTAYVLDLQHERVNKMALDTGELQLLELDAEDRDIVHGLLTKHLEETESVLAGRLLENFDDTAARITKVLPRDYAAVLQTRLDAIEEGLDPDGEEVWSRILEVTGG; this comes from the coding sequence ATGACCCATCTTCATAACCCCGGTTGGTCCGAAAATATCGAACCTCAGGGTGCCATGTCTCCATTCAAGCGCTTTGCCGCGCTCCCGGAGGCTCAGGGTCTTTACAACCCTGACAAGGAGAAGGACGCCTGCGGCCTGGCCATTATTGCCACGCTCCGCGGGGAACCGGGATACGACATCGTGGAAGCGGCATTGACCGCCCTCCGCAATCTCGAACACCGCGGCGCCGTGGGCGCCGACGAAGGTACCGGCGACGGTGCGGGCCTGCTCATGCAGGTTCCGGACGAGTTCTTCCGGGCCGTCACCGAATTCGAACTCCCTGCTCCGGGCCAATATGTGGTGGGCACCGCCTTCCTTCCCGCTGAGTCCCGCGAAGCAGAGACGGCCAAGGCCGGCATTGAAGCGCTGGCAGCTGACGAGGGCCTGACGGTTCTTGGCTGGCGTGAGGTTCCCGTGGTCGCAGACCTCGTGGGTGCCATGGCCCGGGCCTGCATGCCGTACTTCTCTCAGCCGTTCTTTGCCTCCGCTACCGGTGAGCAGCTTGAGCACAACGAGCTGGACTCCAGCGCCTGGCGTATCCGCAAGCGTGCCCAGAACAAGTTCGGCGTGTACTTCCCCTCGCTGTCCTCGCGCACCATTGTGTACAAGGGCATGCTGACCACCGCTCAGTTGGAGCCGTTCTACCCGGACCTCTCGGACAAGCGCTTCAAGACGAAGCTCGCAATCGTCCACTCCCGCTTTTCCACCAATACGTTCCCGTCCTGGCCGTTGGCGCAGCCTTTCCGCACCATCGCCCACAACGGTGAGATCAACACGGTCAAGGGCAACCGCAACTGGATGCGTGCCCGTCAGTCGCAGCTGGCCAGCCCGCTGCTGGGCCCTGTCCCCGAAGAGCTTTACCCCATCTGCACCCCTGGTGCCTCGGACTCAGCTTCCTTCGACGAAGTAGCTGAGCTCCTTTGGCTCTCCGGCCGGCCCATCACGCACTCCATCATGATGATGATCCCGGAAGCGTGGGAGAACCACGCCACCATGGATCCCGCACGCCGCGCGTTCTACGAATACCACTCCCTGCTCATGGAGCCTTGGGATGGTCCTGCAGCTGTTTCCTTCACTGACGGCAACCTCGTTGGCGCCACGCTGGACCGCAACGGGCTGCGCCCCGGACGTTACTGGATCACCGAAGACGGCCTCATCATCTTCGCCTCCGAAGTTGGCGTGATCGAGGTTGAGCCTTCCAACGTGGTCAAGAAGGGCCGCGTTGCCCCGGGCAAGATGTTCCTGGTGGACACCGAAGCGGGACGCATCATTGACGACGCCGAGGTCAAGGCCGAGGTTGCTGCTGCCAATCCCTGGGCTGAGTGGCTCAAAGAGAACCTGATCGACATCAACGAGCTCCCCGAGCGCGAGCACGTGGTTCACACCGCAGCATCGGTGAACATCCGTCAGCGGACTTTCGGCTACACCACCGAAGAACTGAAGATACTGCTTGGGCCGATGTCCCGCACCGGTGCCGAGCCTCTGGGCGCGATGGGTTCAGACACTCCGGTGGCTGTGCTCTCCAAGCGTCCGCGACTCTTGTTCGACTACTTCGTGCAGTCCTTCGCCCAGGTCACCAACCCGCCGCTGGACGCTATCCGCGAAGAGCTGGTCACTTCACTGACGTGTGCCATCGGCCCCAACGGCAACCTCCTGGATGGCAAGCAGGTCCGCCAGCCGCAGATCTCCCTGCCGTTCCCGGTGATCAACAACGATCAGCTTGCCAAGATCGCGAACATCGAAACCCCCGACGGCGATCGCATCGCTATGAAGGTCCGTGGCCTGTACCGCCCCGAAGGTGGAGAAGCGGCACTTCGTGCACGCCTGACCGAGATCTGCGAGCAGGTTTCCGGTGCGATCAACCGCGGCGTGCAGTACGTTGTGCTGTCCGACCGTGACTCGAACGCGCAGTGGGCTCCCATTCCTTCGCTCCTGTTGGTCAGCGCCGTACACCACCACCTGCTCCGCAGCGCCAACCGCACCAAGACAGCCCTCGTGGTTGAAGCCGGTGACGTCCGCGAGACGCACCACGTGGCAGTGCTCATCGGTTACGGTGCATCTGCTGTCAACCCGTACTTGGCCATGGAATCGGTGGAACAGCTGATCTCCAACGGCGACGTCACAGGCGTCACCGCTGAAGACGGCGTGTACAACCTCATCAAGGGCCTCGGCAAGGGTGTCCTGAAGATCATGTCCAAGATGGGTATCTCCACGGTTGCTTCCTACACAGGCGCCCAGACCTTCGAGGCCCTGGGCTTGTCCCAGGAGCTCGTGGACGAATTCTTCTCCGGCACGCACTCCCAGTTGGGCGGCGTGGGCCTGGATGTCATCGCGGCCGAGGTTTCGGCGCGTCACCAGATGGCGTACCCGGAAGGCGGCATCGAGCACCCGCACCAGCCTTTGCTCGGTGGCGGCGAGTACCAATGGCGCCGCGATGGCGAACCGCACCTCTTCAACCCGGAGACGGTGTTCCGCCTGCAGCACGCCACCCGCGAACGCCGCTACGACATCTTCAAGTCCTACACCAAGGGCATTGACGATCAGTCCGAAAACTTGATGACCCTTCGCGGGCTCCTCAAGTTCAAGGATGGAGTCCGTCCGGCCGTTCCCCTTGAAGAAGTGGAACCCGTCTCCAGCATCGTCAAGCGTTTCTCCACGGGTGCCATGAGCTACGGCTCCATTTCCAAGGAAGCCCACGAGACCCTTGCCATTGCCATGAACCGTTTGGGCGCCAAGTCCAACACCGGTGAAGGTGGCGAGGACGTTGACCGCCTGCTGGATCCGGAGCGCCGCTCTGCCATCAAGCAGATCGCGTCCGGCCGCTTCGGTGTCACCAGCTTGTACCTGACCAACGCCGACGACATCCAGATCAAGATGGCCCAGGGTGCCAAGCCCGGCGAGGGTGGCCAGCTGATGGCCCAGAAGGTCTACCCTTGGGTAGCCCGGACACGGCACTCGACACCCGGCGTCGGACTCATTTCCCCGCCCCCGCACCACGACATCTACTCGATCGAAGACCTCGCGCAACTCATCTACGATGCCAAGCGCGCCAACCCTTCGGCCCGAGTCCACGTGAAGCTGGTTTCGGAAGTCGGGATCGGCACGGTGGCGTCCGGCGTCACCAAGGCGAAGGCCGACGTCGTGCTTGTTTCAGGTCACGACGGCGGTACCGGCGCCTCGCCGCTGAACTCGCTCAAGCATGCGGGTGTGCCCTGGGAACTTGGCCTCGCCGAGACTCAGCAGACCCTGATGCTCAACGGTCTGCGTGACCGTGTGGTGGTTCAGGTTGATGGCCAGCTCAAGACCGGCCGCGACGTTGTCATTGCTGCCCTCTTGGGTGGCGAGGAATACGGTTTCGCGACTGCTCCGCTGGTGGTTTCGGGCTGCATCATGATGCGTGTCTGCCACCTGGACACGTGTCCTGTTGGTGTTGCCACTCAGAACCCTGAACTCCGTTCGCGGTTCAACGGCAAGCCCGAGTTCGTGGTCAACTTCTTCGAGTTCTTGGCAGAAGAAGTCCGCGAGATCCTGGCCGAGCTTGGCTTCCGCACCTTGGAAGAGGCAATCGGACACGCTGAGGTTCTGGACACCCGCGAAGCGATCAACCACTGGAAGGCCGAAGGGCTGGACCTGGACCCCATCTTGCACGGGCTGGAGTTCGACGACGACGTGCCGCTGCGCAACATGACCGGCCAGAACCACGAGCTGGACAAACATTTTGACCAGCGCCTGATCACCATGGCACAGGAAGCGCTCAGCGACCGCATGCCAGTCAAGATCACCCTGGACGTCATCAACACGGACCGTTCCGTGGGTACGATGCTCGGCCACGTGGTGACCAAGACCTTTGGCATCGATGTTCTGGCCACAGACACCATTGACGTCACCCTCAATGGCACCGCGGGCCAGTCCCTGGGCGCGTTCCTGCCTGCAGGCATCACGCTGCGCATGTTCGGTGACTCGAATGACTACGTTGGCAAGGGTCTCTCCGGCGGCCGCATCATCGTCCGCCCGGACCGTACCAACGTGTTCCAGGCCGAGCGGAACGTCATCGCCGGCAACGTCATTGGTTACGGCGCCACCAGCGGTGAAATGTTCCTGCGTGGCCAGGTGGGCGAACGCTTCCTGGTCCGTAACTCCGGTGCCACCGCCGTCGTCGAAGGTATTGGCGATCACGGGTGCGAGTACATGACCGGTGGACAGACGCTGATCATCGGCCGCACCGGCCGCAACTTCGGCGCCGGTATGTCCGGTGGAACCGCTTACGTGCTGGACCTGCAGCATGAGCGCGTGAACAAGATGGCCCTTGATACCGGTGAACTCCAGCTCCTGGAGCTGGACGCCGAGGACCGCGACATTGTTCACGGCCTGCTCACCAAGCACCTTGAGGAAACCGAATCCGTCCTGGCCGGCCGTCTGCTCGAGAATTTCGACGACACCGCCGCCCGCATCACCAAAGTACTGCCGCGCGACTACGCCGCAGTCCTGCAAACCCGTCTCGACGCCATCGAAGAGGGCCTTGACCCCGATGGCGAAGAAGTATGGTCTCGAATCCTGGAGGTAACCGGTGGCTGA